A single Methanobrevibacter woesei DNA region contains:
- a CDS encoding cyclophilin-like fold protein — MRFKITIDDNEFHANMLDYDLVNQIAEMCPFESNFKSFHGHEYFTKLPSPADDEGCPLTDKLHANKLYYHKKWNALFITFEDEEVANYKIVHIGDFEEDASEYLKDCGRNVHIICETAD, encoded by the coding sequence GTGAGATTTAAAATAACTATTGATGATAACGAATTTCATGCTAATATGCTTGATTATGATTTAGTTAATCAAATAGCTGAAATGTGTCCATTTGAATCTAATTTTAAAAGTTTTCATGGACATGAATACTTTACAAAGCTTCCATCTCCAGCTGATGATGAAGGATGTCCTTTAACTGATAAATTACATGCAAATAAATTGTATTATCATAAAAAATGGAATGCATTATTTATCACCTTTGAAGATGAGGAAGTGGCTAACTACAAAATTGTCCATATCGGTGATTTTGAAGAAGATGCAAGTGAATACTTAAAAGATTGTGGTAGAAATGTTCATATAATCTGTGAAACTGCAGATTAA
- a CDS encoding nicotinate phosphoribosyltransferase, with the protein MYENNICLLTDSYKVTHHYFYPKGTEKIYSYLESRVGAEFNRTVFYGLQYIIKKYLEGSVVSEEKVLEANDLVNSHIGEDIFNLSDWLYIANELDGKLPVEIKAVPEGMPVNVGNVLMTVENTDKHCFWLPNYLESLLLQVWYPSTIATLTAEVKKLCEFYLDVTGSCKDNLEFMLHDFGYRGATSNESAMLCGSASLLNFKGTDNIPALTVPGKYYNDSNLYGFSVQATEHSVMTALGPELEINQALNIIKNAKDGILSIVIDSYNYRNFLAEATTEGCQLNEAIWKFLDKTESNKVVFRPDSGEPVSTTLDCLNILESGFGSYKTDKGYKVFDSNIGLLWGDGLNYHKIRDILFAMKSNGWAAENIIFGMGGGLHSAVTRDTQRNAFKCSAQKRDGKWFDIFKNPLDSSKKSKTGRFKLIKDGNNFKTIKYDEEGEDILQTVFRDGELLVNDKFAQIQKRAQNYSQYPVNR; encoded by the coding sequence ATGTATGAAAACAATATTTGTCTTTTAACAGACAGCTACAAGGTAACTCACCATTATTTCTACCCAAAAGGTACAGAAAAGATTTATTCATACCTTGAAAGTAGAGTAGGGGCTGAGTTTAATAGAACAGTATTCTACGGACTTCAGTATATTATTAAAAAATATTTAGAAGGCTCTGTAGTCTCAGAAGAAAAAGTACTTGAAGCTAATGATTTAGTTAACAGCCATATTGGTGAAGATATTTTCAATCTTTCTGACTGGTTATACATAGCTAATGAGTTAGATGGAAAACTACCAGTTGAAATTAAAGCGGTCCCAGAAGGTATGCCAGTAAATGTTGGAAATGTGTTAATGACTGTTGAAAATACTGATAAACATTGTTTCTGGCTTCCTAATTATCTGGAATCATTACTTCTTCAAGTATGGTATCCTTCAACAATAGCTACATTAACTGCAGAGGTTAAAAAGCTATGTGAGTTCTATTTAGATGTAACTGGATCATGTAAGGATAATCTTGAATTTATGTTACATGATTTTGGTTATAGAGGAGCAACATCAAATGAATCAGCAATGCTCTGTGGTTCAGCATCTTTACTTAACTTTAAAGGTACTGATAACATACCTGCATTGACTGTGCCTGGAAAATACTATAATGATTCAAACCTTTATGGATTTTCAGTTCAGGCAACAGAACACAGTGTAATGACTGCTTTAGGACCAGAATTAGAAATAAATCAGGCATTAAATATAATTAAAAATGCTAAAGATGGAATATTGTCAATAGTTATTGACAGCTATAATTACCGTAACTTCCTGGCTGAAGCAACCACTGAAGGATGCCAGCTTAATGAAGCAATATGGAAATTTTTAGACAAAACTGAATCAAATAAAGTAGTTTTTAGACCAGATAGTGGTGAACCTGTTTCAACTACTTTAGACTGTTTAAATATCCTTGAAAGCGGTTTTGGAAGCTATAAAACAGATAAAGGATATAAAGTCTTTGATTCAAATATTGGTCTTTTATGGGGAGATGGTTTAAACTATCACAAAATAAGGGATATTTTATTTGCTATGAAATCAAATGGATGGGCAGCTGAAAACATTATCTTTGGTATGGGTGGAGGATTGCACTCAGCAGTAACTCGTGACACTCAAAGAAATGCATTTAAATGTTCTGCTCAAAAAAGAGATGGAAAATGGTTTGACATCTTTAAAAATCCATTGGACAGTAGTAAAAAATCAAAAACAGGTAGATTTAAATTAATTAAGGATGGCAATAACTTCAAAACCATTAAATATGATGAAGAGGGTGAGGATATATTGCAGACTGTCTTTAGAGATGGTGAACTCTTAGTTAATGATAAATTTGCCCAAATCCAAAAAAGAGCTCAAAACTATTCACAATATCCAGTAAACAGATAA
- a CDS encoding DUF2115 domain-containing protein — protein sequence MDNALIELKNNEEIYKSTLMENLVRIAKTISVFDQMNLSSSIKNDMNHVQGAYQDEFSDLYVKGFIMRINEVRQKTVTYTDDVIDKNSYCDAIDLLIHQEELNRQEEEGENEKFRDVYTIISLYTTFVIDEPIHPVGSPFPGHQQVEYINGIYYCPVKKNNEDNPRAVCKFCVAEQTIDS from the coding sequence ATGGATAATGCATTAATAGAGCTTAAAAATAATGAAGAAATTTATAAAAGCACATTAATGGAAAATTTAGTAAGAATAGCTAAAACAATATCTGTTTTTGATCAGATGAACTTATCTTCAAGCATAAAAAATGATATGAATCATGTTCAGGGTGCTTATCAGGATGAATTCAGTGATTTATATGTTAAAGGATTTATAATGCGCATAAATGAAGTTAGACAAAAAACAGTCACATATACCGATGATGTGATTGATAAAAATAGTTATTGTGATGCTATTGATTTACTTATACATCAGGAAGAACTTAATCGTCAGGAAGAAGAAGGTGAAAATGAAAAATTTAGAGATGTTTACACAATAATCTCTTTATATACAACATTTGTTATTGATGAACCAATCCATCCAGTTGGATCTCCATTTCCAGGTCATCAGCAAGTGGAATATATTAATGGAATATATTACTGTCCTGTTAAAAAAAATAATGAGGATAATCCAAGAGCTGTTTGTAAATTCTGTGTAGCAGAACAAACAATCGACTCCTAG
- a CDS encoding queuosine precursor transporter gives MFKNITKTDAFSIFTAFFCSCLIISNVLAFKTFEISFITLPCAVIIFPVLYIVNDVLTEIYGFEKVKNIIFLGFFLNLIAVIAYEIAIYLPAPSYFVGADAFALVLGNSLRILIASFISYIVGSLVNSYIMDRLKAKFEKYLFGRCILSTLCGEGLDALIFISIAFIGTMPFEALLIMIVAQALFKTAYEIVIYPLTRFIINKVKGLPQ, from the coding sequence ATGTTTAAAAATATTACTAAAACAGATGCATTTTCTATTTTTACTGCTTTTTTCTGCAGTTGTTTAATTATTAGTAATGTTTTAGCCTTTAAAACCTTTGAGATTTCATTTATAACATTGCCATGTGCAGTAATTATTTTCCCTGTGCTTTATATTGTAAATGATGTTTTAACTGAAATCTACGGATTTGAAAAAGTAAAAAATATAATCTTTTTAGGATTTTTCCTTAATTTAATAGCTGTTATTGCTTATGAGATAGCTATTTACCTTCCTGCTCCAAGTTATTTTGTCGGTGCTGATGCCTTTGCACTGGTACTTGGAAACAGTTTAAGAATTTTAATTGCATCGTTTATCTCATATATTGTAGGATCACTTGTAAACTCCTATATTATGGACAGATTAAAAGCAAAATTCGAAAAATATCTCTTCGGCAGATGTATACTCTCTACACTTTGTGGAGAAGGACTTGATGCTTTAATATTTATTTCAATAGCTTTTATAGGAACAATGCCATTTGAAGCGCTTCTTATAATGATTGTTGCTCAGGCATTATTTAAAACAGCCTATGAAATTGTTATTTATCCATTAACAAGATTTATAATAAATAAAGTAAAAGGATTACCTCAATAG
- a CDS encoding flagellar protein, FliL yields the protein MDNNKLLIAIIIIIVVVIGAVSAVFLTGDSSDDSNSTNITNITNNTTVDTSSVSSSQNSAGGDSSNDPYVVSESVEFNYQNGEGYYRQVEYSDGNFRQYDVNTGELIGSSYPSDQKYLPSME from the coding sequence ATGGATAATAATAAACTTTTAATTGCTATTATAATTATTATTGTTGTAGTAATTGGGGCAGTAAGTGCTGTTTTTTTAACTGGCGATAGTTCTGATGATTCTAATAGCACAAATATAACCAATATCACTAATAATACAACAGTTGACACATCAAGTGTTAGCAGTAGTCAAAACTCAGCAGGTGGAGATTCTTCTAATGATCCATATGTTGTAAGTGAATCTGTAGAATTCAATTATCAAAATGGTGAAGGTTATTATAGGCAAGTTGAATATTCTGATGGTAATTTCCGTCAATATGATGTAAACACTGGAGAATTAATAGGTTCTTCCTATCCATCTGACCAAAAATATTTGCCTAGTATGGAATAA